The proteins below are encoded in one region of Thermosulfurimonas marina:
- a CDS encoding sulfite exporter TauE/SafE family protein, with product MKLGKRLWYPALIVATLVWLYFSRDTLAAEVPAKGGWPWWAWPTILFLFTFTIGIISPMSGVGGGVLFVPLSTAFFPFSVDFIRGAGLIMAVTSAYSSVPSFARKGLANIRLMAAVGWVVMVSSIIGGFVGLWVSNAFPNGKWYIIFALGIILLVVFIIMITSKRVEYPEVKEQDSVSKALGLKGSWYEPTLGRIVEYKVTRFVLSLFLFAGVGFIAGMFGLGAGWANVPVLNLVMGCPIKVAVATSMAIIMVNAAAIWVYMAKGATLPLIVVPAVLGITLGARVGAWLTVRVKPAFIKYLVLGIMLLAAVLNVIKALKGLHVI from the coding sequence ATGAAGTTGGGGAAAAGACTATGGTATCCGGCGTTAATTGTCGCAACTCTGGTTTGGCTTTATTTTTCGAGAGACACCCTGGCGGCCGAGGTCCCAGCCAAGGGGGGCTGGCCCTGGTGGGCCTGGCCCACCATCCTTTTCCTTTTCACCTTTACCATCGGCATCATCTCTCCCATGTCCGGAGTGGGAGGGGGGGTGCTCTTTGTGCCCCTTTCCACGGCCTTCTTTCCCTTCAGCGTGGACTTCATCCGGGGGGCCGGGCTCATCATGGCGGTGACCAGCGCCTACTCCTCGGTCCCCAGTTTTGCCCGCAAGGGCCTGGCCAACATCCGGCTCATGGCCGCGGTGGGCTGGGTGGTTATGGTCTCCTCCATCATCGGGGGCTTTGTGGGCCTCTGGGTGAGCAACGCCTTTCCCAACGGGAAATGGTACATCATCTTTGCCCTGGGCATCATCCTCCTGGTGGTCTTCATCATCATGATCACCTCCAAGCGGGTGGAGTATCCGGAGGTAAAGGAACAGGACTCCGTCTCCAAGGCCCTGGGGCTTAAAGGGAGCTGGTATGAGCCTACCTTAGGCCGCATAGTGGAGTACAAGGTGACCCGCTTTGTACTCTCGCTCTTTCTTTTCGCCGGGGTGGGCTTCATTGCCGGGATGTTTGGCCTCGGGGCCGGGTGGGCCAACGTGCCGGTGCTCAACCTGGTCATGGGCTGCCCCATCAAAGTGGCTGTGGCCACCAGCATGGCCATCATCATGGTCAACGCTGCGGCCATCTGGGTCTACATGGCTAAAGGGGCCACTCTCCCGCTCATTGTGGTCCCTGCGGTTCTGGGGATCACCCTCGGGGCCCGCGTGGGGGCCTGGCTTACGGTGCGCGTGAAGCCGGCCTTTATCAAATATTTGGTCCTGGGAATCATGCTGCTGGCCGCGGTCCTCAATGTGATCAAGGCCCTAAAGGGGCTTCATGTAATTTAA